From a region of the Kaistia sp. 32K genome:
- a CDS encoding IclR family transcriptional regulator, which produces MDETTSGAEADASEKHRIPVIDRMMEILELLEWRPQGSTIRELVSASRMPRTTVYRILNTLQSHDVVRRSTAGAYTLGRRLLSLSSRVAVDNPGYDLGAIALPFLETLTDEIGESSKVSVFDNGTTLVLASTQGKREYALMVTPGQSLPLHAGAASKVLLAHLPEAEREAIVNGPLQAFNGRTYAEPKKLRAELAKIARQGWAADRGEFSPSVHAFGAPIFDSAGRCVGALSVPFLAGADPERLEMIRRRAIATATAIGAVLPVKARAAGSVDREPA; this is translated from the coding sequence ATGGATGAGACGACGAGCGGGGCCGAGGCGGATGCCTCGGAAAAGCACAGGATCCCCGTCATCGACCGGATGATGGAAATCCTCGAACTGCTGGAGTGGCGGCCGCAGGGCTCGACCATCCGCGAGCTGGTTTCGGCCAGCCGGATGCCGCGCACCACCGTCTACCGCATCCTCAACACGCTGCAGAGCCACGACGTCGTGCGCCGGTCCACGGCCGGCGCCTACACGCTGGGGCGGCGCCTGCTGTCGCTGTCGTCCCGCGTCGCCGTCGACAACCCCGGCTACGACCTCGGCGCTATCGCCCTGCCCTTCCTGGAGACGCTGACCGACGAGATCGGCGAGAGCAGCAAGGTCTCGGTATTCGACAACGGCACCACGCTGGTGCTCGCCAGCACGCAGGGAAAGCGCGAATACGCGTTGATGGTCACGCCGGGCCAGAGCCTGCCGCTGCATGCGGGCGCCGCCAGCAAGGTGTTGCTGGCGCACCTGCCGGAGGCGGAGCGCGAGGCGATCGTCAACGGACCGCTGCAGGCCTTCAACGGCCGCACCTATGCCGAGCCGAAGAAGCTCCGGGCGGAGCTCGCGAAAATCGCCCGCCAGGGCTGGGCAGCGGACCGGGGTGAGTTCTCGCCGAGCGTTCATGCCTTCGGAGCCCCGATCTTCGATTCGGCCGGACGCTGCGTCGGCGCGCTGAGCGTGCCGTTCCTGGCCGGCGCCGACCCGGAGAGGCTGGAGATGATCCGGCGGCGGGCGATCGCCACGGCGACGGCCATCGGCGCCGTGCTGCCGGTCAAGGCGCGCGCCGCCGGCAGCGTCGACAGAGAGCCCGCCTGA
- the bioB gene encoding biotin synthase BioB, which produces MRAAEPSVVATPTAIAAGRASVDRDREAARAIYDLPLPDLMFRAQTLHRQNFDPSVIEAASLLSIKTGGCPEDCGYCSQSARYDTGVKATKLMAVERVLAEAAKAKAGGATRFCMGAAWRSPKDRDMEQVCAMISGVRAMGLETCVTLGMLTPAQVERLGEAGLDYYNHNIDTSREFYPEIITTRTMDDRLETLAHVRDGGIKVCSGGIVGMGETIDDRIGMLVILAGLERHPESVPLNMWNEIKGTPVLDKGEPVEPIAFVRLVALARILMPGSVVRLSAGRHAMSDETQALCFLAGANSIFTGDVLLTTGNPQREADAALLAKLGMRTGIVPVAGP; this is translated from the coding sequence ATGAGAGCCGCGGAGCCATCCGTCGTCGCCACCCCGACCGCGATAGCGGCGGGGCGTGCATCCGTCGACCGGGACCGCGAGGCGGCGCGGGCGATCTACGACCTGCCGCTTCCCGATCTGATGTTCCGGGCGCAGACCCTGCATCGGCAGAACTTCGATCCGAGCGTGATCGAGGCGGCGAGCCTGCTCAGCATCAAGACCGGCGGCTGCCCTGAGGATTGCGGCTATTGCTCGCAAAGCGCCCGCTACGACACCGGCGTCAAGGCGACCAAGCTGATGGCGGTCGAGCGCGTGCTCGCCGAGGCGGCCAAGGCCAAGGCCGGCGGGGCGACGCGCTTCTGCATGGGGGCCGCGTGGCGGAGCCCGAAGGACCGCGACATGGAGCAGGTCTGCGCCATGATCTCCGGTGTCCGCGCGATGGGGTTGGAGACCTGCGTCACCCTCGGCATGCTGACGCCGGCGCAGGTCGAGCGGCTGGGCGAGGCCGGGCTCGACTACTACAACCACAACATCGATACCTCGCGGGAGTTCTATCCCGAGATCATCACGACGCGGACGATGGATGATCGCCTCGAGACGCTGGCGCATGTCCGCGATGGCGGCATCAAGGTCTGTTCCGGCGGCATCGTCGGCATGGGCGAGACGATCGACGACCGCATCGGCATGCTGGTGATCCTCGCCGGTCTCGAGCGGCATCCGGAAAGCGTTCCGCTCAACATGTGGAACGAGATCAAGGGGACGCCGGTGCTCGACAAGGGTGAGCCGGTGGAGCCGATCGCCTTCGTGCGGCTGGTGGCGCTGGCGCGCATCCTGATGCCGGGAAGCGTGGTCCGTCTCTCCGCCGGCCGCCACGCCATGAGCGACGAGACGCAGGCGCTCTGCTTTCTCGCGGGCGCCAACTCGATCTTCACCGGCGACGTGCTGCTGACCACAGGCAATCCGCAGCGCGAAGCGGATGCGGCGCTGCTGGCGAAGCTCGGTATGCGGACGGGGATCGTGCCGGTGGCGGGGCCGTGA
- the bioD gene encoding dethiobiotin synthase, whose amino-acid sequence MTRLVVTGTDTGIGKTVFAAGLTAALGACYWKPVQAGLDEETDSETVARLGAVAPDRILTEAYRLSAPRSPHHAAAIEGIAIDVDRLTPPASERPLVIEGAGGVLVPLTSSVTFGDVFARWRLPVVLCARTALGTINHSLLSLEALRHRGVPVLGVTLIGDDEPETAQAIAGIGQVRILGRLPRLASLTAPALREAFAAAFRVDDFADAIAEVSDQAAGSVSFR is encoded by the coding sequence GTGACGCGCCTCGTCGTCACGGGAACCGATACCGGCATCGGCAAGACGGTGTTCGCGGCGGGGCTGACCGCCGCGCTCGGCGCCTGTTACTGGAAGCCGGTCCAGGCGGGCCTCGACGAGGAAACCGACAGCGAGACTGTCGCCCGGCTGGGCGCGGTCGCGCCGGACCGGATCCTGACCGAGGCCTACCGGCTCAGCGCCCCCCGGTCGCCGCATCATGCGGCGGCGATCGAGGGTATCGCGATCGACGTCGATCGGCTGACGCCACCGGCCTCGGAGCGACCGCTGGTCATCGAGGGGGCCGGCGGCGTGCTGGTGCCGCTGACGTCGAGCGTGACCTTCGGTGACGTCTTCGCCCGCTGGCGCCTGCCGGTCGTGCTCTGCGCCCGCACCGCGCTCGGCACGATCAACCACTCGCTCTTGTCGCTGGAGGCGCTGCGCCATCGCGGCGTGCCGGTGCTCGGCGTCACCCTGATCGGCGACGACGAACCCGAGACGGCGCAGGCGATCGCCGGGATCGGGCAGGTCCGTATCCTCGGCCGCCTGCCTCGGCTCGCGTCCCTGACCGCTCCGGCGCTGCGGGAGGCTTTCGCCGCCGCGTTCCGGGTCGATGATTTTGCGGACGCGATCGCCGAGGTCTCCGATCAGGCGGCCGGATCCGTGTCCTTCCGGTAA
- a CDS encoding sugar ABC transporter ATP-binding protein, producing the protein MTKVYGPTVAVGRFSHRFEPGRIHALMGKNGSGKSTLVKMLAGAIQPTLGELWVNGEYVRFEAPRDAYAAGIVTVHQELSLVRSLSIGENIYLGRLPHRSVMGGSVVDWQTLHANARALLADMGLDLDPRALVETLSVGQQQAVEIVKAMSFAPSILLLDEPTSALAAPEVEQLFKLVRRLKAKGVTMIYITHRMNELFAIADTCAVLRDGHFIGATEMSEATSGSIVEMMFGDVSMAKRPARRNVDRSRPVLSVRNLERAGAIEDVSFELYRGEVLGFAGLLGSGRTEVLRAIFGADPYDRGDIVFDGEPVVRPSPKMMKRRGLGYTPENRKEVGLVQLLSSHDNLCLASLQRIARHGLIDRRLEQPFVDRQIKDLSIRVPHPLDPVSSLSGGNQQKIVIGNWLNTEPKVMFFDEPSRGIDVQAKQQIFEIMWQKAERGLSSIFVSSELEEVLEVADRIIVMYHGRMVAEVLPEDITLAQLYKICMEGTP; encoded by the coding sequence GTGACCAAGGTCTACGGACCGACGGTCGCGGTGGGCCGCTTCTCGCACCGTTTCGAGCCCGGGCGCATCCATGCGCTGATGGGCAAGAACGGCTCCGGCAAGTCGACCCTGGTCAAGATGCTGGCAGGGGCCATCCAGCCGACGCTGGGCGAGCTCTGGGTCAATGGCGAGTACGTCCGCTTCGAGGCGCCGCGCGACGCCTATGCGGCCGGCATCGTCACCGTGCATCAGGAATTGTCGCTCGTGCGCTCGCTGTCGATCGGCGAGAACATCTATCTCGGCCGCCTGCCGCATCGCAGCGTCATGGGCGGCTCTGTGGTGGACTGGCAGACGCTGCATGCCAATGCCCGCGCCCTGCTCGCTGACATGGGGCTCGATCTCGATCCGCGCGCGCTGGTCGAGACGCTGAGCGTCGGCCAGCAGCAGGCGGTCGAGATCGTCAAGGCGATGTCCTTCGCACCGTCGATCCTGCTGCTCGACGAGCCGACCTCGGCGCTGGCGGCGCCGGAGGTCGAGCAATTGTTCAAGCTCGTCCGCCGCCTGAAGGCGAAGGGCGTGACGATGATCTACATCACGCACCGGATGAACGAGCTCTTCGCCATCGCCGATACCTGCGCCGTGCTGCGCGACGGCCATTTCATCGGCGCGACGGAGATGAGCGAGGCGACCTCCGGCTCGATCGTCGAGATGATGTTCGGCGACGTGTCGATGGCGAAACGCCCGGCGCGGCGAAATGTCGACCGCAGCCGGCCCGTGCTCTCGGTCCGCAACCTGGAGCGCGCCGGCGCCATCGAGGATGTCTCGTTCGAGCTCTATCGCGGCGAGGTTCTCGGTTTCGCCGGCCTGCTCGGCTCGGGACGGACCGAGGTGCTGCGCGCGATCTTCGGCGCCGATCCCTATGATCGCGGCGACATCGTCTTCGACGGCGAGCCGGTCGTCCGGCCGTCGCCGAAGATGATGAAGCGGCGTGGCCTCGGCTACACGCCGGAAAACCGCAAGGAAGTCGGCCTGGTGCAGCTTCTGTCCAGCCACGACAATCTCTGCCTCGCCAGTCTCCAGCGCATCGCCCGGCACGGTCTGATCGACCGCCGCCTGGAGCAGCCCTTCGTCGACCGCCAGATCAAGGATCTGAGCATCCGCGTGCCGCATCCGCTCGATCCGGTCTCGTCGCTCTCCGGCGGCAACCAGCAGAAGATCGTCATCGGCAACTGGCTCAACACCGAGCCGAAGGTGATGTTCTTCGACGAGCCCAGCCGCGGCATCGACGTGCAGGCCAAGCAGCAGATCTTCGAGATCATGTGGCAGAAGGCCGAGCGCGGCCTGTCATCGATCTTCGTATCCAGCGAGCTGGAAGAAGTGCTCGAAGTCGCCGACCGCATCATCGTCATGTATCACGGCCGCATGGTCGCGGAAGTTCTTCCTGAAGACATCACGCTCGCTCAGCTCTACAAAATCTGCATGGAGGGGACGCCATAA
- a CDS encoding biotin transporter BioY has translation MNSVLALSARKAGTLTRPLAVIVAGIALITICAKIHIPSWPVPMTLHTLAVMAIAVAMGPRLSFATFLGYLAVGAAGLPVFSDSPERGIGLAYMMGPTGGYLLGYLAASWLSSALAEGRKTLGRVVAMLAGLAVTYAVGLVWLAFFVPADKVIVLGFTPFILGDLINIAMVAFGAALVPARFIGKIGR, from the coding sequence ATGAACTCCGTCCTCGCCCTCTCCGCCCGCAAGGCGGGCACGCTGACGCGCCCGCTAGCCGTCATCGTCGCCGGCATCGCGCTGATCACGATCTGCGCCAAGATCCATATCCCGTCCTGGCCGGTGCCGATGACGCTGCATACGCTCGCCGTCATGGCGATCGCGGTGGCGATGGGGCCGCGCCTCTCCTTCGCGACTTTCCTCGGCTATCTCGCCGTCGGCGCCGCTGGCCTACCGGTCTTTTCGGATTCGCCCGAGCGCGGTATCGGCCTTGCCTACATGATGGGGCCGACCGGCGGCTATCTCCTCGGCTATCTCGCCGCGAGCTGGCTCTCCAGCGCGCTGGCCGAAGGCCGCAAGACGCTCGGTCGCGTCGTCGCGATGCTGGCCGGCCTTGCCGTCACCTACGCCGTTGGCCTGGTCTGGCTGGCGTTCTTCGTGCCGGCCGACAAGGTGATCGTGCTCGGCTTCACGCCGTTCATCCTCGGCGATCTCATCAACATCGCCATGGTCGCCTTCGGCGCGGCTCTGGTTCCGGCCCGCTTCATCGGAAAGATCGGCCGATGA
- a CDS encoding GntR family transcriptional regulator, with protein sequence MRKPREDTLAVRISRTLAERIIAGDIEPGSRLRQDHIAEEFGASHVPVREAFRRLEAQGLAVSEPRRGVRVAAFNLAEVKEVAEMRAALEVLALRHAAPNLTAAILDEAEEATKAGDNSRDVRSWEEANRRFHQLILSPCGMPRLLASIDDLHAASARFLFAAWRSDWESRTDHDHRAILSALRRRQVDLACTTLASHVQWIGRRPVTAAGGKVREAFAIEG encoded by the coding sequence ATGAGAAAGCCCAGAGAAGACACGCTGGCCGTTCGCATCAGCCGCACGCTGGCCGAACGGATCATCGCCGGCGACATCGAGCCCGGCTCGCGCCTGCGCCAGGATCATATCGCCGAGGAGTTCGGCGCCAGCCATGTGCCCGTCCGGGAGGCGTTCCGCCGTCTGGAGGCGCAGGGGCTTGCCGTCAGCGAGCCGCGCCGTGGCGTCCGCGTCGCCGCCTTCAACCTCGCCGAGGTGAAGGAGGTGGCGGAAATGCGGGCGGCGCTCGAGGTGCTGGCGCTTCGCCATGCCGCGCCGAATCTGACCGCCGCCATCCTCGACGAGGCCGAGGAAGCCACGAAAGCCGGCGATAATTCGCGCGATGTCCGCTCCTGGGAGGAAGCCAACCGCCGCTTCCACCAGCTCATTCTCTCGCCATGCGGCATGCCGCGCCTGCTCGCCTCGATCGACGACCTGCACGCCGCCAGCGCGCGCTTCCTGTTCGCCGCCTGGCGCTCGGATTGGGAGTCGCGGACGGATCATGATCACCGCGCCATTCTCTCCGCCCTGCGTCGTCGCCAGGTCGATCTCGCCTGCACGACCCTCGCCAGCCATGTCCAGTGGATCGGCCGCCGTCCGGTGACGGCGGCGGGCGGCAAGGTTCGCGAGGCTTTTGCTATCGAAGGCTGA
- a CDS encoding ABC transporter permease has translation MSTAVMSRIGATSLKIYAMEVILLILVVFLIAFAPGFATVGNFFNVLRTVSMLGIIAFGMTAVIISGEIDLSIGATAGLAGCVVAWFCDAYMDSIGGVAAVAIGTLVALSIGFGTGVFTGKIRQWFNVPTFITTLALFTAIRGIANLVTGGFPMPSFPSWFYFFGAGNLFGVPFPVYVLLAVFAAMHFLMKYTSFGRAIYAVGGNAEAARLSGIDVSLTKTLALAITGALAALSGILLASQVGSGIGTMATGMELDVISATIIGGTSLFGGKGRVWGTLLGVLFLGCIANGMTLMNVSEYWQYVVRGGIILGAVLLNQILDRLR, from the coding sequence ATGTCGACCGCTGTCATGTCGCGGATCGGCGCGACCAGCCTCAAGATCTACGCGATGGAGGTCATCCTCCTCATCCTGGTCGTCTTCCTGATCGCTTTTGCGCCTGGCTTCGCCACGGTCGGCAACTTCTTCAACGTGCTGCGCACCGTGTCTATGCTCGGCATCATCGCCTTCGGCATGACGGCGGTGATCATTTCCGGCGAGATCGACCTGTCGATCGGCGCGACGGCCGGGCTCGCCGGCTGCGTCGTTGCCTGGTTCTGCGATGCCTACATGGACTCGATCGGCGGCGTCGCCGCCGTGGCGATCGGCACGCTGGTGGCGCTCTCTATCGGCTTCGGCACCGGCGTGTTCACCGGCAAGATCCGGCAATGGTTCAACGTGCCGACCTTCATCACCACGCTGGCGCTGTTCACGGCGATCCGCGGCATCGCCAATCTCGTCACCGGCGGCTTCCCGATGCCGAGCTTCCCGTCCTGGTTCTATTTCTTCGGCGCCGGCAATCTCTTCGGCGTGCCGTTCCCCGTCTACGTCCTGCTCGCCGTCTTCGCGGCCATGCATTTCCTGATGAAATACACGAGCTTCGGCCGCGCCATCTACGCGGTCGGCGGCAATGCCGAGGCGGCGCGCCTTTCGGGCATCGACGTCTCGCTGACCAAGACGCTGGCGCTCGCCATCACCGGCGCGCTCGCCGCGCTCTCCGGCATCCTGCTCGCCTCGCAGGTCGGCTCCGGCATCGGCACGATGGCGACGGGCATGGAGCTCGACGTCATCTCGGCGACCATAATCGGCGGCACTAGTCTGTTCGGCGGCAAGGGCCGCGTCTGGGGTACGCTGCTCGGCGTGCTGTTCCTCGGCTGCATCGCCAATGGCATGACGCTGATGAACGTCTCCGAATATTGGCAGTATGTCGTGCGCGGTGGCATCATCCTCGGCGCCGTGCTGCTGAACCAGATCCTGGACCGGCTGCGGTGA
- a CDS encoding aldose 1-epimerase family protein — protein sequence MAPVVIATDGFRAEIGRRGAELLSLVDPTGREWMWHGDPAFWDRRAPVLFPVVGRAANDQIRHQGRTFPMPQHGFAPEAEFELVEATGHSCRLRLEANAATRAIYPFEFRFDVAFEFSDGALRQSASVTNVGGHALAASLGFHPAFVWSPGPERTAYELRFEKPERAPIRRIVDGRLAPPAGGPPAPDGVLSLADDLVEAGAMVFDQPASRAVWFGRPGGPGIAVDFEGLPHLGIWTLPGAGFLCIEPWQGHHAPVGFDGEFFDMPGVLHLGPGESATRGIAIRCGVDAPGWA from the coding sequence ATGGCGCCGGTCGTCATCGCGACGGACGGCTTTCGGGCCGAGATCGGCCGGCGCGGCGCCGAGTTGCTCTCGCTCGTCGACCCGACCGGCCGGGAATGGATGTGGCATGGCGACCCGGCGTTCTGGGATCGCCGCGCGCCGGTGCTGTTCCCGGTCGTCGGCCGCGCCGCCAACGATCAGATCCGTCATCAGGGCCGAACCTTCCCGATGCCGCAGCACGGCTTCGCCCCGGAGGCTGAATTCGAGTTGGTCGAGGCGACGGGGCATTCCTGTCGGCTGCGGCTCGAGGCGAATGCGGCGACGCGGGCGATCTATCCGTTCGAGTTCCGCTTCGATGTCGCGTTCGAATTCTCGGATGGCGCGCTTCGTCAGTCTGCCAGCGTGACGAATGTCGGCGGGCACGCCCTGGCGGCGTCGCTTGGCTTCCATCCGGCCTTTGTCTGGTCGCCGGGGCCGGAGCGGACGGCCTATGAGCTTCGCTTCGAAAAGCCGGAGCGGGCGCCGATCCGGCGGATCGTCGACGGCCGCCTCGCGCCGCCGGCCGGCGGGCCGCCGGCGCCGGATGGCGTCCTGAGCCTTGCCGACGATCTCGTCGAGGCCGGCGCGATGGTGTTCGACCAGCCGGCAAGTCGCGCGGTCTGGTTCGGCAGGCCCGGCGGTCCCGGCATCGCGGTGGATTTCGAGGGGCTGCCGCATCTCGGCATCTGGACGCTGCCGGGCGCGGGATTCCTCTGCATCGAGCCGTGGCAGGGCCATCACGCCCCGGTCGGCTTCGACGGCGAGTTCTTCGACATGCCTGGCGTTCTGCATCTTGGCCCCGGCGAGAGCGCGACGCGAGGCATCGCGATCCGTTGCGGCGTCGACGCGCCCGGGTGGGCGTGA